The following coding sequences lie in one bacterium genomic window:
- a CDS encoding integration host factor subunit beta: MKTMTKKDVSKRVADKLGQKIHEVEHVVDIVFDSIREILSEADPDVRIEVRDFGVFEVKTTKAKPKARNPKTGEIIFVPPRRKTHFKPGKLLKEVLKQPLKGEQE, encoded by the coding sequence ATGAAAACTATGACCAAAAAAGATGTTTCCAAACGTGTAGCTGATAAGCTTGGTCAAAAAATTCACGAAGTGGAACACGTTGTAGATATTGTATTTGATTCGATCCGGGAGATACTCTCCGAGGCCGATCCGGATGTCAGGATCGAAGTGCGCGATTTTGGAGTGTTTGAAGTCAAAACAACCAAAGCCAAACCCAAAGCACGCAATCCGAAAACCGGCGAGATTATATTTGTTCCCCCGCGTCGTAAAACACATTTTAAACCCGGTAAGTTGCTCAAAGAGGTTTTGAAACAACCCCTGAAGGGCGAGCAGGAATAA
- the ruvX gene encoding Holliday junction resolvase RuvX: MAFFMEKGRILAIDYGERRVGLAITDPMQIIASGLTTLAVENDRHAANQIAQIISKEDVTEIIIGLPIAPSGEATEKTRTVNQFISILKEKTALPIIPWEERFSTVSAQRLLIEAEEKKKRRTKEKIDTLAALVILQHYLDYLRLHPKK, encoded by the coding sequence ATGGCTTTTTTTATGGAAAAAGGACGCATTTTAGCTATTGATTACGGTGAGCGGCGTGTCGGTCTTGCGATCACGGATCCGATGCAGATCATTGCATCCGGCCTAACGACGCTGGCAGTCGAAAATGACCGTCATGCTGCCAATCAGATTGCTCAAATAATTTCGAAAGAAGATGTGACGGAAATAATAATTGGTCTGCCCATAGCACCAAGCGGTGAGGCTACGGAAAAGACACGTACCGTCAATCAATTCATATCCATCCTCAAAGAAAAAACGGCGCTTCCGATTATTCCCTGGGAAGAACGTTTTTCCACCGTGTCGGCGCAACGACTTTTGATCGAGGCGGAAGAAAAGAAAAAACGCCGCACTAAAGAAAAAATAGATACGTTAGCGGCGCTGGTGATTCTTCAGCATTATCTCGATTACCTGCGCCTTCATCCAAAAAAATAA
- a CDS encoding nuclear transport factor 2 family protein yields the protein MDSFAQTKTDSIETVAREYMKAYSNWDFEKMKSFYSDGVHFEDPTATEAFGQPYVFDGKEKVHGFFNNVFKDRFKNDRPPYVKFNMERVFSTGSLVIISSTFECIVPTSWYKEKSDEALLISIPFVTILEVKNGQITKHFDYGDYKKYNAQIRAQLNK from the coding sequence ATGGATTCATTTGCCCAAACGAAAACAGATTCCATTGAAACCGTGGCCAGAGAATATATGAAGGCATACAGCAATTGGGACTTTGAGAAAATGAAATCATTTTACTCCGACGGTGTTCATTTTGAAGACCCAACCGCGACCGAAGCATTTGGTCAGCCTTATGTTTTCGACGGAAAAGAAAAAGTACATGGTTTTTTTAATAACGTTTTTAAAGATCGTTTCAAGAACGATAGACCACCCTACGTAAAATTTAATATGGAGAGAGTTTTCAGTACGGGATCCTTGGTTATTATTTCTTCCACATTTGAGTGTATCGTACCGACATCGTGGTACAAGGAAAAAAGCGATGAAGCGCTTCTAATTTCGATCCCGTTTGTCACCATTTTGGAGGTCAAAAATGGCCAAATTACAAAGCATTTTGATTATGGGGACTACAAAAAATATAATGCACAAATTAGAGCTCAATTGAACAAATAA
- a CDS encoding GatB/YqeY domain-containing protein, translated as MNVVDSELFKKLGEDMKAAMKSGEKEKLDIIRTLKAGLQKVLIDKGQNFKAEDEMNFLLAESKRRKEAIELYEKGGRQDLADKEKTELALISEFLPKQLNDDELAAIIDEAIRTTGITSAKDMGKLMGALMPKVKGKADGKKVQDMVKSRLAG; from the coding sequence ATGAACGTTGTTGATTCCGAATTATTTAAAAAACTCGGCGAAGATATGAAAGCCGCCATGAAATCCGGCGAAAAGGAAAAACTAGATATTATTCGCACGCTCAAAGCCGGATTGCAGAAAGTTTTAATCGATAAAGGTCAAAATTTTAAAGCGGAAGACGAGATGAATTTTCTTCTCGCGGAAAGCAAACGCCGTAAAGAAGCTATCGAATTATATGAAAAAGGTGGACGTCAGGATCTGGCCGACAAAGAAAAAACCGAACTGGCCCTCATTAGCGAGTTCCTTCCGAAACAGTTGAACGATGATGAATTGGCCGCTATTATTGACGAGGCGATTCGTACAACAGGTATTACCTCCGCCAAAGACATGGGTAAACTCATGGGCGCACTCATGCCTAAAGTCAAAGGTAAAGCCGACGGAAAAAAAGTTCAGGATATGGTCAAATCCCGATTAGCCGGTTGA
- a CDS encoding isoaspartyl peptidase/L-asparaginase, producing the protein MHLFLLIFLAVTMQTFAQEAKLRYAIAIHGGAGVISKDMPDSVKNKYTAGLTEALQKGVAMLETGQNGLDVVETVVRVLEDNPLFNAGRGSVFTADGTHEMDASIMNGKSLSCGAVAGVKTIKNPISLARLVMEKTSHVFLSGEGAEVFAREMGVDTAGADYFYDAYRYEQWKKAKQKHQIQLDHSADEKKGTVGCVVLDSEGNLYAATSTGGMTNKRKGRIGDSPIIGAGTYASNASCAVSCTGTGEQYIRHTVARDLAARIEYKNETLSQSARYLIHEVLEKGDGGLIAVDKKGHIVLEFNTPGMFRGAADASGRFEVKIWE; encoded by the coding sequence ATGCACTTATTTCTTCTAATTTTTTTAGCCGTTACCATGCAAACCTTTGCGCAAGAGGCCAAACTACGATATGCCATAGCCATTCACGGCGGTGCGGGGGTGATTTCCAAAGATATGCCCGACTCTGTTAAAAACAAATACACAGCCGGTTTGACGGAGGCGTTGCAAAAAGGCGTGGCAATGTTGGAAACCGGACAGAACGGGCTGGATGTCGTCGAAACGGTTGTTCGCGTTCTGGAAGACAACCCGTTGTTTAATGCCGGCCGAGGTTCGGTTTTTACTGCGGACGGTACGCATGAGATGGACGCTTCGATCATGAACGGAAAATCGTTATCCTGTGGGGCGGTAGCCGGTGTTAAAACAATAAAAAATCCGATTTCGCTGGCACGCCTTGTCATGGAAAAAACATCGCATGTGTTTTTATCCGGTGAGGGTGCTGAAGTTTTTGCCCGTGAAATGGGTGTGGATACGGCCGGTGCAGATTATTTCTACGATGCCTATCGCTACGAGCAGTGGAAAAAAGCGAAACAGAAACATCAGATACAACTTGATCATTCGGCCGATGAAAAAAAAGGTACAGTGGGTTGTGTCGTGTTGGACAGCGAGGGAAATTTGTATGCCGCCACTTCGACCGGCGGTATGACCAATAAACGAAAAGGTCGGATCGGGGATTCGCCCATCATCGGCGCCGGTACTTACGCCAGTAATGCCTCTTGCGCCGTGTCGTGTACCGGTACGGGTGAACAGTATATTCGCCACACGGTCGCCCGCGATCTGGCTGCGCGTATTGAGTATAAAAATGAAACGTTGTCTCAGAGTGCGCGTTACCTGATCCATGAAGTTTTGGAAAAAGGCGATGGCGGATTGATCGCTGTGGATAAAAAAGGCCATATCGTACTTGAGTTTAATACGCCGGGCATGTTTCGCGGTGCAGCCGATGCATCGGGAAGATTTGAAGTTAAAATCTGGGAATAA